A region from the Pelobates fuscus isolate aPelFus1 chromosome 3, aPelFus1.pri, whole genome shotgun sequence genome encodes:
- the STK38L gene encoding serine/threonine-protein kinase 38-like: MAMTAGNATSFPMSNHTRERVTVAKLTLETFYSNLILQHEERETRQKKLEIVMNAEGLGDDEKKLRRSQHARKETEFLRLKRTRLGLDDFESLKVIGRGAFGEVRLVQKKDTGHIYAMKILRKADMLEKEQVAHIRAERDILVEADGAWVVKMFYSFQDKRNLYLIMEFLPGGDMMTLLMKKDTLTEEETQFYIAETVLAIDAIHQLGFIHRDIKPDNLLLDAKGHIKLSDFGLCTGLKKAHRTEFYRNLTHNPPSDFTFQNMNSKRKAETWKKNRRQLAYSTVGTPDYIAPEVFMQTGYNKLCDWWSLGVIMFEMLIGYPPFCSETPQETYRKVMNWKETLVFPPEVPISEKAKDLILRFCTDAENRIGSSSVEEIKTHPFFEGVDLGHIRERPAAITIEIKSIDDTSNFDDFPESDILQPVPNTTEPDYKSKDWVFLNYTYKRFEGLTQRGSIPSYMKLGKL; encoded by the exons ATGGCAATGACAGCTGGAAACGCCACATCTTTTCCCATGAGTAACCACACCCGGGAGAGAGTGACTGTCGCCAAACTCACGCTAGAGACCTTCTACAGTAACCTGATTTTACAGCATGAAGAGAGAGAGACGCG GCAGAAAAAACTGGAGATCGTCATGAATGCAGAAGGCCTGGGAGATGACGAG AAAAAATTAAGGCGGTCACAGCACGCGCGGAAAGAGACGGAATTCTTGCGTCTGAAACGCACCAGGCTGGGTCTGGACGATTTTGAATCCCTAAAGGTCATCGGGAGAGGAGCGTTTGGCGAG GTTCGTCTTGTCCAGAAGAAAGACACTGGCCACATATATGCCATGAAAATCCTGAGGAAGGCGGATATGTTAGAGAAAGAACAG GTGGCGCACATCCGCGCAGAGCGAGATATCTTGGTGGAAGCGGACGGTGCTTGGGTAGTTAAAATGTTCTACAGCTTTCAAGATAAGAGGAACCTTTACCTGATAATGGAGTTCCTACCCGGAG GTGACATGATGACTTTGCTGATGAAGAAAGATACCCTGACCGAGGAGGAGACCCAGTTCTACATTGCAGAAACGGTTCTGGCCATCGATGCCATTCACCAGCTGGGATTCATCCACCGGGATATCAAACCAGACAATCTCCTATTAGATGCCAAG GGTCATATCAAGCTTTCTGATTTTGGGCTGTGCACGGGATTAAAGAAAGCCCATCGGACAGAATTTTACCGGAACCTCACACACAACCCTCCCAGCGATTTCA CATTTCAGAATATGAACTCGAAGAGGAAGGCAGAAACATGGAAGAAAAACAGACGGCAGTTG GCGTACTCCACTGTTGGAACTCCGGATTACATTGCGCCAGAGGTCTTCATGCAGACGGGTTATAACAAGCTGTGTGATTGGTGGTCGCTGGGCGTTATTATGTTTGAAATGCTAATAG GATATCCTCCATTCTGTTCCGAAACGCCACAAGAAACTTATAGGAAAGTGATGAATTGGAAAGAAACGTTGGTATTTCCTCCTGAGGTGCCAATATCGGAAAAGGCAAAGGATCTGATTCTCAG ATTTTGCACAGATGCAGAAAACCGAATCGGCTCCAGCAGTGTCGAGGAGATTAAGACTCACCCCTTTTTTGAAGGTGTAGACTTGGGTCATATAAG AGAGCGACCGGCAGCGATTACCATTGAGATAAAGAGCATTGATGACACTTCCAACTTTGATGACTTCCCAGAGTCTGATATTTTACAGCCAG TGCCAAATACAACGGAACCAGACTACAAATCCAAAGACTGGGTGTTCCTAAACTACACGTACAAGCGTTTTGAAGGCCTGACGCAGCGCGGCTCCATACCATCTTACATGAAATTAGGGAAGCTCTGA